In a single window of the Eriocheir sinensis breed Jianghai 21 unplaced genomic scaffold, ASM2467909v1 Scaffold740, whole genome shotgun sequence genome:
- the LOC126994184 gene encoding uncharacterized protein LOC126994184 — MAPATSISPVATYVQLTRRQLQASHKSPPTCNSQGASYKHLPSRHLRATHKAPATSISQVATYVQLTWRQLQASPKSPPTCNSQGASYKHLPSRHLRATHKAPATSISQVATYVQLTWRQLQASHKSPPPCNSHGASYKHLTSRHLRATHKAPSTSLEHTSYKQLYRRPAYKPRAHQLQAYRLYSLQASSTPASSNSTGVKPTSPEHTHRPTQPIARATIYKPLPRFKPALLRTLQATPRYGRGIHTCNEEARPADLGTPRMPLAPQLAAPPPLPGASAQTSSGKQSARVPADISR; from the coding sequence atggcgccagctacaagcatctcaccagtcgccacctacgtgcaactcacaaggcgccagctacaagcatctcacaagtcgccacctacgtgcaactcacaaggcgccagctacaagcatctcccaagtcgccacctacgtgcaactcacaaggcgccagctacaagcatctcacaagtcgccacctacgtgcaactcacatggcgccagctacaagcatctcccaagtcgccacctacgtgcaactcacaaggcgccagctacaagcatctcccaagtcgccacctacgtgcaactcacaaggcgccagctacaagcatctcccaagtcgccacctacgtgcaactcacgtggcgccagctacaagcatctcacaagtcgccccctccgtgcaactcacacggcgccagctacaagcatctcacaagtcgccacctacgtgcaactcacaaggcgccatctacaagcctcgagcacaccagctataagcaactctacaggcgtccagcctacaagcctcgagcacaccagctacaagcctacaggctctacagcctacaagcctcgagcacaccagcttcaagcaactctacaggcgtcaagcctacaagccccgagcacacccacaggcctacgcagccgatagcgagggccacaatctacaagccgctcccccgcttcaagccagcactgctacgtaccctgcaagccactccacgatacggcagaggtattcacacctgcaacgaggaggcacgccccgctgaccttgggacaccccgcatgcccctcgctccacagctggcggcaccaccgccgctgccgggagcatcggcccaaacctcttccggcaaacagtcagcaagggtacccgcggacatctcccggtga